AGTGAGAAGCGTGTCTGAGATGGTTCGTTGCAGATGGTGCTTTACTGACTTGACTGCTGCTTCCCACTTTCCACCCATATGAGGTGCTCCAGGTGGATTAAAGATCCACTTAATTCCATCGTTAGCAAAAATCCGTTGAAGTTCTTGAGATTCCTTTGATGATTGTCGAAATAGGTCTTTGAGAATAGCGTCAGCACCTTTAAAATTCGTGCCGCAGTCACTTCGAATAGTCTTGCGAATTCCACGACGGCTGGTGAAACGTCTGAAAGCTTTGAGAAAGCCTTCTGCTGAGTAGTCTAAGACTGCTTCTAGGTGAATTGCTGAGGTCGTGAAACAGACAAAGACTGCAATCCATTCCTTGAAGCTTTTTGCACCTCGACCTTGAAAGGTTTTTAATGTGATTGGACCAGCATAATCTACTCCAGTGTTCTCAAACACTAGAGAAGGTGTTACTCGAGAAGTCGGAAGTGGAGCCATGAGTTGTTGAGCTCTAACCCCACGTATTCAAGCGCACACGAGGCATCGTTGAATGAATGATTTTATGGGGGCTCTGCCACCGATGATCCAACATGTCTTTCTGACGTGAGAGAGAGTTAATTGCGTACTGCCATGAAGATTCTTGAGTGGGCATCTGCGATGATTAGATCTGAGAGCTTATTGTCTCTGGGCAGTATTGCTGGGTGTTTACTGTCCTCAGACAATTGAGAGTTTTGGAGACGACCTCCAACTCGCAATATGCCACTATGGTCAACTATTGCCGTCAGTCGAGACAGAACATGATTCTTATGAAGTCCCTTGCCAACTTGAATAGTCTTTATTTCTGAGGAGAAGTATGCACGTTAAGTCTCCCGTATCCAAAACTGCTTTGCAGCTTCTAGGTCAGCTGGATTAATTGGTGAGATGGCTAAACTGGAGTTTGGAACTCGTTTGAATCTTGAGATGGCTCGCTGACAAATCGCCGTGATTCTGAATAGCTTCGGAAGACTTTTATTGAAGGATTTGACTTGAGGTAAGTCAATGAGATCCCATACTAATGGCGGTGACGTTGCTGAGAGTGAAATGCCGGGTCTTTCTTCCAAATCATGTTCTGGAGATGGTGCTACCGTTGATGGCCAAAATTCAGGAGATTGCGAGAGCCACGGTGGTCCAGTCCACCATAATGCATGTTCAATAAGTTGAGAAGCACTTAAGCCCCGAGACGCACAATCAGCTGGGTTGAGTTTTCCGGATGTGAATCTCCAATGAGCATGTGGGGTAGCCTCGTGAATAGCTGATACTCAATTGCCCACGAACTCCTTCCACCTCATTGGATTGTTCTTTACCTATGCGACTAGTAAAGAGAATTTAccggtaaaataaatattttacttattttctaGCAGGTTCTGGCAAAATTTCAGCAGGTTATTTACCGGTTAAATAACCAAAGTAGTTCATTTTGTTCCGTGGGTGGCGTTGATGTGCGATTGAAGATGTGTATAATGtaggctaaaaattattagcaattatctattatcttttaatattattgagttaataaaaaaatagttaaaaatgataaatgataaaaaattaattattatgccAATAAACGTTGATCAAGGTTATTCgcggattaattttttttattttttttcaataattaaagtagaataaaaaacatttttttaaattgcacttaaagtttttcaagttttttactaataacattttatttctatttttttgtaatatttttttccataaaaaaaaattctaaaaatttttagatgtcggctaactcaattttcatttttcttttcatacaTAAGCAAAATTAATACACctaaaaatcattataattttttcattcaatttttacaaAGGAATGACGGTTTTAAAaggagaaaaaaatgcacatatgGAAAGTTGTTTGGGAAATTAAatgtgtatttaaaaatagccaaataatgatatatatttttattatttgaactaAATATACAAAACTTAGCAAATAATATACCtatcaaaatcaaatttttaatgcagTGAAAACCGTGTAAACCATTGTATATACTCTTTAacgatatttgaattttttaactagtTTTATAATCACAGTTAATcactaatatttgaattttttaactagtTTTATAATCACAGTTAATCActgatatttgaattttttaactagtTTTATGATCACAGTTAATCActgatatttgaattttttaactagtTTTATAATCACCGTTAATCActgatatttgaattttttaactagtTTATAATCACAGGTAATCaacgatattttaatttcttaactaGTTTATAATCACGGTTAATCAACGATATTTGTATATCATCTTACTATCTATTCTACTACTTCAGTGACGCTtctatttctatatatatcaCAAATCACAATCCATTTCTTCTAATATTTCATATTCGGAATACTCAACATCGCTGATTATATCTAAGCTTTGGTCTAATTGCATAGTTTCAGAGATACATAAATCTTTCATGGtttcttttgttttatcgtaatttactggcaaataattattgtggtCGTCGAGCAAATGTAAATTAGACTTAACAAATACAAACTTCTCAGTCTTTTGAACAGTTAAACGATTCCGCTTTTTAGTTTTGATATGACCAAATGAACTCCAGTTTCTTTCACATGCTGCTGATGTGGCAGGAATACTTAGAATTATTACAGCTAATTTCGCAAGATCTCggctggaaaaatataattcccaCCAAGTAATTGgatttaataatttagattCACTCCAAAGAGATTTATTACCCCAAACAGCTTGTTGAGTTAGATAGTCACCTGAAAAacaaattgaataaatatagaaaattaacatttattagAATGAAggtaatttgaaaaacttcctttattttattgatcttACCTAgatctaaaataactttgtcgCCATTCAATTTTAAACTTGTAGCGAATTCTTCAATAAATTCCACAGCTGCAATTTTGTCAATTTCCGATAGTGAAAATTTAACAAGCTAAGGGTTCAATAGGTGAGCTGCGTAATGCACAGGGTGTGAGATAAATTCTTTACGAGCCAAATATTTATCTTCAACGAAACTTTGTATTTTCTCTTGTAGAAAATaagatttttcaataaaatctccGTACAtttcaactaatttttttgataccaTCATCAAAGTAGGATAATCaccttccaaaaattttataatagaacACGGAACATCTAATAAgtcgtttatattttttaacataggCCAAAAATAATCATCGCCTCTTAAATCTTGTCTCATTTCTTCGGTTATACTTTTAGAAACATGAGGATCATAAGTTGCCACTTGCAACGATTCTTTAATTCTTAATAAGCTGTTTAAACATATACAATAAGTGCCCCAGCGAGTATCAACAGGCAGCTGTAAGTGTAAAGTCTTATTTGTTCTCTGTCGTTGAATCTCCATCAACACTGAATTATTCAATACATGATTTTggaaaaacttaattatttcctTTGACCttacaataacttttttaatttctgacACTGAAACAATGTCCTTATCTAGCAAATTAAGGCCATGAGCGACGCATCCAAACGTGATTAAGTGGgtgtatttttgttttaagatGCTCCATGCTGATTTCATGTTTCGTGCGTTATCAGTGATTAAGGCATGAACTTTATTGGGCCCAACTTCTTCTATTGCTTCACTTAAAACtgttgaaatatattttccgGTGTGTGAATGTCCACTAGCGTCTATTGCCTTATAGAAAACAGGCTCTGGTGTCATGaatacaatattaattaaggaGACACGATTAATATCCGTCCAGCCATCAGACAAAATTGTCAAAGAATGAGAGTTTTCGAATTTATTCTTCATAACTGACTGTAATAATTGATATTCTTCATCAAAAATCCTCCCAGACAATTGATCCTTTGACGGTGGATTGTAACCCGGTGAAgccaattttaaaaacttttttaaataattatttccaaCTGGTACGAATGGAGAGCAGCTGGAGAAAACTGCTCTTGCTAAAGTTTTATCCatctctatttttttatcttttgatattttatctaCGTAACTAATCAGCTTTCCTTGACTACATTTCTTCCGAGTAGattcctataaaaaaatttaatcaattatcaCATTATGTATTAATCGAATAACATATttcattgataataattacttataattcATAATCATTCACagataaaacaatttttttatttttatgatacgattattaaagataaactagtttcaataaaatttcaattattcatACCTTAAGTAAACAATCTTCCGTGTTTTTAGACAAGGCTCCAAAGTTTTCTTTTACTGAGTTAGGGCACTTCTTGCATCTTATTACCAAATGTTTTTCCATGCGTTGTGCATTAGATACATATTTAACCTTACAGTATTTACACTGCCCATGTAAAATGTTTTTGTCATCGTACACTTCGTCAAAGTGTAGCCAAACAGGAGATTTTTGTTTTGGCATCTTTTAGAAATTGTTATtatctcttttttttaaaatataatatcggCAATAAAAAACAGAATAACTGCttctatttttcatttgacAACAAGTGATTCACTACGCAGAGAACAGTACGCCATATTGCTTTTAAAACTTAGTATACTAAACTATATACACATTCGACGCAAGcagatatttatcatttaaattaatattacacaTCGTCACTCGCCCTCAAGATTACATATGTAGTACCACTACTTTCATGGCTTAAGTCCACGATTTTAGAGCTAAAAAGAATTTGAAATGCCCGGCTGTGGCCTACTAGCGCCACCCGTCGGTCTTCTTCGTCATAACATTCTTTCGTGCGAACAGAGTCACACGTGTGAGCTTTTAATTTcattcttttaattaatttctttgataaataaaatttagtgaaTATGTCAAAACATAAGAAAAAATCATCCAGAGAAAGACACCGTGgggaaaaaagaaaatcttCATCTCGAGACGAGGGTTATGAAGATTTACGGAAAAGATTGAAGCAGCTTGAGGAAGAGCTGAAACAGACGCGGTCACAACCTAACAATGGCGACGAgaatattaatagtaataaaaacaaCGAGGAGGAAATTGTGGTAGTCAA
The Microplitis mediator isolate UGA2020A chromosome 6, iyMicMedi2.1, whole genome shotgun sequence genome window above contains:
- the LOC130670070 gene encoding uncharacterized protein LOC130670070 codes for the protein MPKQKSPVWLHFDEVYDDKNILHGQCKYCKVKYVSNAQRMEKHLVIRCKKCPNSVKENFGALSKNTEDCLLKESTRKKCSQGKLISYVDKISKDKKIEMDKTLARAVFSSCSPFVPVGNNYLKKFLKLASPGYNPPSKDQLSGRIFDEEYQLLQSVMKNKFENSHSLTILSDGWTDINRVSLINIVFMTPEPVFYKAIDASGHSHTGKYISTVLSEAIEEVGPNKVHALITDNARNMKSAWSILKQKYTHLITFGCVAHGLNLLDKDIVSVSEIKKVIVRSKEIIKFFQNHVLNNSVLMEIQRQRTNKTLHLQLPVDTRWGTYCICLNSLLRIKESLQVATYDPHVSKSITEEMRQDLRGDDYFWPMLKNINDLLDVPCSIIKFLEGDYPTLMMVSKKLVEMYGDFIEKSYFLQEKIQSFVEDKYLAPVEFIEEFATSLKLNGDKVILDLGDYLTQQAVWGNKSLWSESKLLNPITWWELYFSSRDLAKLAVIILSIPATSAACERNWSSFGHIKTKKRNRLTVQKTEKFVFVKSNLHLLDDHNNYLPVNYDKTKETMKDLCISETMQLDQSLDIISDVEYSEYEILEEMDSDCASRGLSASQLIEHALWWTGPPWLSQSPEFWPSTVAPSPEHDLEERPGISLSATSPPLVWDLIDLPQVKSFNKSLPKLFRITAICQRAISRFKRVPNSSLAISPINPADLEAAKQFWIRET